Proteins from one Mucilaginibacter jinjuensis genomic window:
- a CDS encoding DUF1972 domain-containing protein, whose protein sequence is MKLKIAIAGTRGIPNHYGGFEQITAYVAPGLVEKGHLVTVYNSHNHPYQGSTWNGVEIVHCYDPENMLGTAGQFIYDFNCIQDMRQRDFDVILFMGYTSSSVWGSLFPRRATIISNMDGLEWKRSKYSKPVQAFLKYAEKLAVKYSDYYIADSTVIRSYLQKKYGINSAFIAYGAERFVDDDCPLMNKFNLKPKDYFLLVARMEPENNIETILEGFTKSVSTKKFLVVGNTSNKFGQYLKAKFGHDERVCFHDAIFNIKTIQQLQHNAYLYFHGHSVGGTNPSLLEAMAGGALIAAHDNPFNRSVLNHNAFYFSSSADVQWLTEVVARNSAEDTMIGNNIKRIQQHYNWDKIISEYEAYIYECYCSMNYEKAMAY, encoded by the coding sequence ATGAAGTTAAAAATTGCCATTGCCGGTACGCGCGGCATCCCAAACCATTATGGTGGCTTCGAACAAATAACGGCCTATGTTGCACCGGGGCTGGTTGAAAAAGGCCACTTGGTTACCGTATATAATTCGCATAACCACCCTTACCAAGGCAGTACCTGGAATGGCGTGGAGATTGTACACTGCTACGATCCCGAGAATATGCTGGGTACCGCCGGTCAGTTTATTTATGATTTTAACTGTATCCAGGATATGCGCCAGCGCGATTTTGATGTGATCCTTTTTATGGGTTATACCAGCAGCTCGGTTTGGGGTAGCCTGTTTCCGCGCAGGGCTACCATTATATCAAACATGGATGGGTTGGAATGGAAGCGCTCTAAATACTCGAAACCGGTACAAGCCTTTTTGAAGTATGCCGAGAAACTGGCCGTAAAATACAGCGATTATTACATTGCAGATTCGACGGTGATCCGTTCATATCTGCAAAAAAAATATGGTATTAACAGTGCCTTCATCGCTTACGGTGCCGAACGTTTTGTGGACGATGATTGCCCGCTGATGAATAAATTTAACCTCAAACCTAAAGACTACTTTCTGCTGGTGGCCCGCATGGAGCCCGAGAATAATATCGAAACTATTCTGGAAGGCTTTACCAAAAGTGTATCAACCAAAAAGTTCCTGGTGGTGGGCAATACCAGTAATAAGTTCGGGCAATATCTTAAAGCCAAATTCGGGCACGATGAGCGCGTTTGTTTTCACGATGCCATCTTCAACATTAAAACCATCCAACAATTACAGCATAATGCCTACCTGTATTTTCACGGGCATAGTGTGGGCGGCACTAATCCGTCACTGTTAGAAGCTATGGCTGGTGGGGCATTAATTGCTGCGCACGATAATCCTTTTAACCGTTCGGTATTAAACCACAATGCTTTTTACTTCAGCTCGTCGGCCGATGTGCAGTGGCTTACCGAAGTGGTGGCACGTAATTCGGCCGAGGATACGATGATCGGTAACAACATTAAACGCATCCAGCAACACTATAACTGGGACAAGATCATCAGTGAGTACGAAGCCTATATTTATGAATGTTATTGCAGCATGAACTATGAAAAAGCTATGGCTTATTAA
- a CDS encoding O-antigen ligase family protein, whose amino-acid sequence MKKLWLIKDTVTNQVTYFHILLFFACLPLDRFFSELIFVSLVIHTLINLKKADLKRVYEPRVLIVQAVFFVTLFSTTYTTNFKRAVDDWAMQAHILFIPMVFAIHQPLITKYKKQLLSCFAWSCVLVVMGLFAVVLTTIRHFHLPLSFVYTTSFINHNFSKPVGIHATFFSILVVAATVILFQDILAEKKKLFKLVSIVGMGVLFAGLIQLSSKSAIISLVIVAYIFVPLYLFEGRKRFILLGASLAVTLLATIVVLRYDSLKTRLFSDLESDVDMSHITVVTDSRLDRWKATMHTVKAKPIFGFGTGMEKEEMEQTYFYNKLYHSFIHQLNAHNEFLSLLIKSGCIGLAVYLFTLGYSLALSIRNKDLLLTTCVALMISTSIAENALDANKGIFFYSAFFSLLLLSANSVSKSINNAEKIAVKATLAPVSTC is encoded by the coding sequence ATGAAAAAGCTATGGCTTATTAAGGATACGGTAACCAACCAGGTCACTTATTTCCACATCCTGCTGTTTTTTGCCTGCCTGCCATTAGACCGTTTTTTTAGCGAGCTGATTTTTGTGAGCCTGGTGATCCATACACTCATCAACCTTAAAAAAGCTGATCTGAAACGGGTGTATGAACCACGGGTACTAATTGTACAGGCTGTATTTTTCGTAACCCTTTTCAGCACCACATACACCACCAACTTTAAACGGGCGGTTGACGATTGGGCTATGCAGGCACATATCCTGTTTATACCCATGGTGTTTGCCATCCATCAGCCCTTAATTACTAAATATAAAAAGCAATTATTAAGTTGTTTTGCATGGAGCTGTGTATTAGTGGTTATGGGTTTGTTTGCTGTTGTGTTAACTACCATCAGGCATTTTCATTTGCCGCTATCTTTTGTTTATACCACCAGTTTCATCAACCATAATTTCTCTAAACCGGTAGGTATACATGCTACGTTTTTCTCTATCCTGGTTGTAGCAGCGACAGTTATTTTATTTCAGGACATATTAGCAGAGAAAAAGAAGTTATTTAAACTGGTTTCCATCGTGGGGATGGGTGTTTTATTTGCCGGATTAATCCAGTTATCCTCCAAATCAGCTATTATTTCTTTGGTTATTGTGGCCTATATTTTTGTGCCGTTGTATTTATTTGAGGGCAGAAAACGCTTTATTTTATTAGGGGCATCGCTCGCCGTAACGCTTTTAGCAACCATTGTGGTGTTAAGGTATGATAGTTTGAAAACAAGGCTGTTCTCAGACCTGGAATCAGATGTAGACATGAGCCATATTACCGTGGTAACCGATTCGCGGCTCGACCGCTGGAAGGCTACCATGCACACCGTGAAAGCCAAACCGATATTTGGCTTTGGTACCGGGATGGAAAAAGAGGAAATGGAACAGACCTATTTTTACAATAAATTGTACCACTCATTCATCCATCAGCTTAATGCGCATAACGAATTTTTAAGCTTATTAATCAAAAGCGGATGCATTGGCCTGGCTGTATACCTTTTTACTTTAGGCTATAGCTTAGCGCTTTCTATCAGAAATAAAGACCTGCTTTTAACCACCTGTGTGGCCCTGATGATCAGCACATCCATTGCCGAAAACGCGCTTGACGCCAACAAGGGAATTTTCTTTTACAGCGCATTTTTTTCGTTATTGTTATTAAGCGCAAACAGTGTTTCAAAAAGTATAAATAATGCAGAAAAGATTGCGGTAAAGGCAACCTTAGCGCCTGTTTCAACGTGTTAA